In one Lysobacter alkalisoli genomic region, the following are encoded:
- a CDS encoding SPFH domain-containing protein, translated as MKENPIRSLPGIPLLLVLILAVLGAGYLAFQAVGTGRPPLLFVALGVIAIVVFMLVGLYTVQPNQSAVLSLFGKYVGTVHENGLRWNNPFFSKRKVSLRVRNFESGRLKVNELDGSPIEIAAVIVWKVVDSAEAVFNVDDYESFVHIQSEAALRAMATTYPYDQHEDDQISLRSHPSEISDRLKEHLDERLTAAGVDVLEARISHLAYAPEIAQAMLQRQQANAVIAARTRIVAGAVGMVEMALGELQKNGVVDLDEERKAAMVSNLLVVLCGDRSTQPIVNAGTLY; from the coding sequence ATGAAAGAAAATCCCATCCGCTCCCTGCCCGGCATCCCGCTGCTACTTGTGCTGATCCTGGCCGTGTTGGGCGCGGGCTACCTGGCCTTCCAGGCCGTCGGCACCGGCCGGCCGCCGCTGCTCTTCGTGGCGCTGGGGGTGATCGCGATCGTGGTGTTCATGCTCGTCGGCCTGTACACCGTGCAGCCCAACCAGTCGGCGGTGCTGAGCCTGTTCGGCAAGTATGTCGGCACCGTGCACGAGAACGGCCTGCGCTGGAACAACCCGTTCTTCAGCAAGCGCAAGGTCTCGCTGCGGGTGCGCAACTTCGAGAGCGGTCGGCTCAAGGTCAACGAACTCGACGGCAGCCCGATCGAGATCGCGGCGGTGATCGTATGGAAGGTGGTCGACTCGGCCGAGGCGGTGTTCAACGTCGACGACTACGAGAGCTTCGTCCACATCCAGTCCGAGGCGGCGCTGCGTGCGATGGCGACCACCTACCCCTACGACCAGCACGAGGACGACCAGATCTCGTTGCGCAGCCATCCCAGCGAGATCTCCGACCGCCTCAAGGAACATCTGGACGAGCGCCTGACCGCGGCTGGCGTGGACGTGCTGGAGGCGCGGATCAGCCATCTCGCCTACGCACCGGAAATTGCTCAGGCGATGCTGCAACGGCAGCAGGCCAACGCGGTGATCGCGGCACGCACGCGGATCGTCGCCGGTGCGGTCGGCATGGTCGAGATGGCGCTGGGCGAGCTGCAGAAGAACGGCGTAGTCGACCTCGACGAGGAGCGCAAGGCGGCCATGGTCAGCAACCTGCTGGTGGTGCTGTGCGGCGACCGCAGCACCCAGCCGATCGTCAACGCCGGCACGCTGTACTGA
- a CDS encoding response regulator produces the protein MIRVLLVDDQTLVRQGVRSLLSLAEGIEVVAEAADGRQAVEMIPEVRPDVVLMDMRMPVMSGLEALQALARTDSLPPTIILTTFDDDQLVLAGLKAGAKGYLLKDVSLEQLVGAIQTVAQGGSLVQPAVTQRLLSGLEHMRNDFVSLDRPDPLTDRETEILRLMAGGFSNKEIANSLGVAEGTIKNHVSNILSKLGVRDRTRAVLKAFELQLV, from the coding sequence ATGATCCGCGTTTTGCTTGTTGACGATCAGACCCTGGTCCGGCAGGGCGTGCGCTCGCTGCTGTCGCTGGCCGAGGGCATCGAGGTGGTGGCCGAGGCCGCCGACGGCCGCCAGGCGGTGGAAATGATCCCCGAGGTCCGGCCCGACGTGGTGCTGATGGACATGCGCATGCCGGTGATGTCCGGGCTCGAGGCGCTGCAGGCGCTGGCCCGCACCGACAGCCTGCCGCCGACCATCATCCTGACCACCTTCGACGACGACCAACTGGTGCTGGCCGGGCTCAAGGCCGGGGCCAAGGGTTATCTGCTCAAGGACGTGTCGCTGGAGCAGCTGGTGGGCGCCATCCAGACCGTCGCCCAGGGCGGCTCGCTGGTACAGCCGGCGGTGACCCAGCGTCTGCTGTCGGGGCTGGAGCACATGCGCAACGACTTCGTCAGTCTCGATCGCCCCGATCCGCTGACCGACCGTGAGACCGAGATCCTGCGGCTGATGGCCGGCGGCTTCTCCAACAAGGAGATCGCCAATTCACTGGGCGTGGCCGAGGGCACGATCAAGAACCACGTGTCGAACATTCTGTCCAAGCTGGGCGTGCGCGACCGCACCCGGGCCGTATTGAAGGCATTCGAGCTGCAACTGGTGTGA
- a CDS encoding CPBP family intramembrane glutamic endopeptidase translates to MAAATTLPASITPWKHDLKIAALLGAVSAMAVVAVFPYLVQIMPEKFEKLPVSITVLAIAQSVQALVMLGLMSLAGLRMGHRVGLGAPLLQHWLNRQPLEDDSPRPLQAIVIGIAVALAILALSGLIDPLLPEMRNPPAEADAAKSALNGLLASFYGGIVEELQLRLFLMTLLVWLVARLRKSMPPPAVYWAAIVIAALLFGAGHLPVANTIWGLDAIVVLRTLLLNAIAGLAFGWLYWKRGLEMAIVAHFSADIVLHVVTPLVSGGAGP, encoded by the coding sequence ATGGCCGCCGCGACCACCCTGCCCGCTTCGATCACGCCGTGGAAACACGACCTCAAGATCGCCGCCTTGCTGGGCGCGGTCTCGGCCATGGCCGTGGTCGCAGTGTTTCCCTACCTCGTGCAGATCATGCCGGAGAAGTTCGAGAAGCTGCCGGTCTCAATCACGGTGCTGGCCATCGCGCAATCCGTGCAAGCCCTGGTGATGCTCGGCCTGATGTCGCTGGCCGGCCTGCGCATGGGCCACCGGGTCGGGCTCGGCGCGCCGTTGCTGCAGCATTGGCTCAACCGGCAGCCGCTTGAAGACGACAGCCCACGTCCGCTGCAGGCCATCGTTATCGGCATCGCGGTCGCTCTGGCCATCCTCGCCCTCTCCGGCCTGATCGACCCCTTGCTACCCGAAATGCGCAATCCGCCGGCCGAGGCCGATGCCGCGAAGTCCGCGCTCAACGGGTTGCTCGCGTCGTTCTACGGCGGCATCGTCGAAGAGCTGCAACTGCGGTTGTTCCTGATGACCCTGCTGGTCTGGCTGGTCGCCAGACTGCGCAAGTCCATGCCGCCGCCGGCCGTCTACTGGGCCGCGATCGTGATCGCCGCGTTGCTGTTCGGCGCCGGCCACCTCCCCGTCGCGAACACGATCTGGGGCCTCGACGCCATCGTCGTGCTGCGGACGCTGCTGTTGAACGCGATCGCCGGCCTGGCCTTCGGCTGGCTGTACTGGAAGCGTGGGCTGGAGATGGCCATCGTCGCCCACTTCAGCGCCGACATCGTGCTGCACGTGGTGACGCCCCTGGTTTCCGGTGGAGCTGGCCCATGA
- a CDS encoding Arc family DNA binding domain-containing protein, whose product MSEKKKAYPLRINAEVLAAAQRWADDELRSLNAQIEYVLRDALRKAGRLPKPGETPDRERKPEGGSQ is encoded by the coding sequence ATGAGCGAAAAGAAGAAGGCCTATCCGCTGCGCATCAATGCCGAGGTCCTGGCCGCGGCGCAGCGCTGGGCCGACGACGAACTTCGCAGCCTCAACGCACAGATCGAATACGTGTTGCGCGACGCACTGCGCAAGGCCGGCCGGCTGCCGAAGCCCGGCGAGACGCCCGACAGGGAGCGCAAGCCAGAAGGAGGCAGTCAATGA
- a CDS encoding DUF4332 domain-containing protein produces the protein MANYKIEDVEGIGPVTGEKFRSAGVKDTDSLLAGSKTPAQRQELAEKTGVSTKQILKFANMADLYRINGVGSEYSELLEAAGVDTVPELAQRNATNLAQAMAEVNEKKKLTRRVPTEAEVNKWVEQAKTLPRALEY, from the coding sequence ATGGCCAACTACAAGATCGAGGACGTCGAAGGTATCGGTCCGGTTACCGGCGAGAAGTTCCGCAGCGCAGGGGTCAAGGACACAGACAGCCTGCTTGCCGGCAGCAAGACCCCTGCACAGCGCCAGGAGCTGGCCGAAAAGACCGGCGTTTCCACAAAGCAGATCCTCAAGTTCGCCAACATGGCCGACCTGTACCGGATCAACGGCGTCGGTTCGGAGTACTCGGAACTGCTCGAAGCCGCCGGCGTAGACACCGTGCCTGAGCTCGCGCAACGCAACGCCACCAACCTCGCCCAGGCGATGGCCGAGGTCAACGAGAAGAAGAAGCTCACCCGCCGCGTGCCGACCGAAGCCGAGGTCAACAAGTGGGTCGAGCAGGCCAAGACACTGCCCCGCGCACTCGAATACTGA
- a CDS encoding sensor histidine kinase, with protein MLNHLNHSRLLRYAGLFTWVVVGVPLLYLYSWSWLLDSDGLLEDASWLGRVPWGAICAYLLFGASYAWLSRGLGQRRTGGFDQFALLVLTASAVAVSYFTETGLGSILLMVTASVLPWMLPLSVGIAWLLLSQLIIVPVYIRLDLPIFEAVMQSVLYAGFSGFVFVTSLVARQQSLAREEQRRLNSELRATRALLAESARVNERTRISRELHDLLGHHLTALSLNLEVAGHLSEGRVKEHVHQAHTLARLLLTDVREAVSQLREGGAIDLAAALRPLAENVPALRIHMDIETPLTLDDPERAQVLLRCTQEIITNTVRHAGAGNLWVKAFRDGGTIVMEARDDGRGADSPVSGNGLRGMRERLLQYGGELQIETRPQAGFALRLTLPATVVPATTSGAPVPDTARVVPQRSSGGVT; from the coding sequence ATGTTGAATCACCTGAACCATTCCCGACTGCTCCGCTATGCGGGCTTGTTCACCTGGGTCGTGGTCGGGGTGCCGCTGCTCTATCTCTATTCATGGTCGTGGCTGCTGGACTCGGACGGGCTGCTCGAAGATGCCAGCTGGCTGGGCCGGGTGCCGTGGGGAGCGATCTGTGCCTATCTCCTGTTCGGCGCCAGTTATGCCTGGCTGAGCCGCGGACTGGGCCAGCGCCGTACCGGCGGGTTCGACCAGTTCGCGCTGCTGGTACTGACCGCCAGCGCGGTGGCGGTCAGCTACTTCACCGAGACCGGCCTGGGCAGCATCCTGCTGATGGTCACCGCCAGCGTGTTGCCATGGATGCTGCCGCTGTCGGTCGGTATCGCCTGGCTGCTGCTCAGCCAGCTGATCATCGTGCCGGTCTACATCCGCCTCGACCTGCCGATCTTCGAGGCGGTGATGCAGTCGGTGCTGTATGCCGGCTTCTCGGGCTTCGTGTTCGTGACCAGCCTGGTCGCACGGCAGCAGTCGCTGGCGCGCGAGGAGCAGCGCCGCCTGAATTCGGAGTTGCGCGCCACCCGCGCCCTGCTGGCCGAGAGCGCGCGGGTCAACGAGCGAACCCGCATCTCGCGCGAGTTGCACGACCTGCTCGGTCACCATCTGACCGCGCTGAGCCTGAATCTGGAAGTCGCCGGTCACCTGTCGGAGGGACGGGTCAAGGAGCATGTCCACCAGGCCCACACCCTGGCCCGGCTGCTGCTGACCGATGTGCGCGAGGCGGTCAGCCAGTTGCGCGAAGGCGGTGCGATCGATCTGGCGGCGGCGTTGCGGCCACTGGCCGAGAACGTGCCCGCGCTGCGCATCCACATGGACATCGAGACGCCGCTGACTCTGGACGATCCCGAACGGGCCCAGGTCCTGCTGCGCTGCACCCAGGAGATCATCACCAATACCGTCCGCCATGCCGGAGCGGGGAACCTGTGGGTGAAGGCATTCCGCGACGGCGGCACGATCGTGATGGAAGCCCGCGACGACGGCCGTGGTGCCGACTCGCCGGTGTCCGGCAACGGCCTGCGCGGCATGCGGGAGCGCCTGCTCCAGTACGGCGGCGAGCTGCAGATCGAGACCCGGCCGCAGGCGGGTTTTGCCCTGCGCCTGACGTTGCCGGCCACGGTGGTTCCCGCCACCACGTCGGGAGCGCCCGTCCCCGACACGGCCCGCGTGGTTCCACAGCGGTCGTCAGGCGGTGTTACGTGA
- a CDS encoding M15 family metallopeptidase has translation MRGRPDFLINTPEIELWPGHLLRARGNHDARALARAHRVLRRKRDGRYLAAELPEGLLALVVRLAREPGIDAALDVLDTDPGHRRPGIEQVGELPLERLEQRLQALGLDGSYGKRTGLPLVAEPDWLALAGFDRYRRPMWLHVDAARGWRHLQAAALRDDIVLEAISGYRSHDYQLGIFERKLARGQTVEQILKVNAAPGYSEHHSGLALDIGSPGEPPAEESFEHTAAFAWLTANAAGHGFTMSYPRDNPHGIVYEPWHWCWHPPQA, from the coding sequence ATGCGTGGCCGCCCCGACTTCCTGATCAACACTCCCGAGATCGAGCTCTGGCCCGGGCACCTGCTGCGCGCGCGCGGCAACCACGATGCGCGCGCCCTCGCCCGCGCGCACCGGGTGCTGCGGCGCAAGCGCGACGGCCGCTACCTCGCCGCCGAGTTGCCCGAGGGCCTGTTGGCGCTGGTGGTGCGGCTGGCACGCGAGCCGGGCATCGACGCTGCGCTCGACGTGCTCGACACCGACCCGGGCCATCGCCGCCCCGGCATCGAACAGGTCGGCGAGCTGCCGCTGGAGCGGCTCGAACAACGCCTGCAGGCACTTGGGCTGGATGGCAGCTACGGCAAACGCACCGGCCTGCCACTGGTGGCCGAACCGGACTGGCTGGCTCTGGCCGGATTCGACCGCTACCGGCGCCCGATGTGGCTGCATGTCGATGCCGCCCGCGGCTGGCGCCACCTGCAGGCGGCCGCGCTGCGCGACGACATCGTGCTGGAGGCGATCTCCGGCTACCGCAGCCACGACTACCAGCTCGGCATCTTCGAACGCAAACTCGCGCGCGGCCAGACCGTCGAACAGATCCTCAAGGTCAACGCCGCTCCGGGTTACAGCGAGCACCATTCCGGCCTCGCGCTCGACATCGGCAGTCCGGGCGAACCGCCGGCCGAGGAATCGTTCGAGCACACCGCGGCCTTCGCCTGGCTGACCGCCAATGCCGCCGGCCACGGTTTCACCATGAGCTACCCGCGCGACAATCCGCACGGCATCGTCTACGAACCCTGGCACTGGTGCTGGCATCCGCCACAGGCATGA
- a CDS encoding DUF4177 domain-containing protein translates to MSSNWKYQVIEVKPSLMGSYKPDALQEAMDKQGRLGWELVNVIVPGPMYPALLVFKRPQ, encoded by the coding sequence ATGAGCAGCAACTGGAAGTACCAGGTCATCGAGGTCAAGCCGTCGCTGATGGGCAGCTACAAGCCCGACGCGCTGCAGGAAGCAATGGACAAGCAGGGCCGACTCGGCTGGGAACTGGTCAACGTGATCGTCCCGGGGCCAATGTACCCCGCACTTCTGGTGTTCAAGAGGCCGCAGTGA
- a CDS encoding PH domain-containing protein — MKRTNMPAQEFPLAPLRRIAWLTLILPAVAVVIGTLLLPQKQATPAPAWLVTPFFIALLMTGLLLALRRRRIAIEGRELVVAATLYTKRVSIDALDLGKARIVDLAEHTEYKPMLKTNGYALPGFSAGHFRLRNRAKAFCLLTRRERVLLLPRRDGKLILLSPERPQELLSQLRGLAAAIVPH, encoded by the coding sequence ATGAAGCGGACGAACATGCCCGCGCAGGAGTTCCCGCTCGCCCCGCTGCGGCGCATCGCGTGGCTGACCCTGATCTTGCCGGCGGTGGCCGTCGTGATCGGCACGCTGCTGCTGCCGCAAAAGCAGGCCACGCCGGCACCGGCCTGGCTGGTCACACCATTCTTCATCGCCCTGCTGATGACCGGCCTGCTGCTGGCATTGCGACGCCGCCGCATCGCCATCGAGGGCCGCGAACTGGTCGTCGCGGCGACGCTCTATACCAAGCGGGTCTCCATCGATGCCCTCGATCTCGGCAAAGCACGCATCGTCGACCTGGCCGAGCACACCGAATACAAACCGATGCTCAAGACCAACGGCTACGCCCTGCCCGGCTTCAGTGCCGGGCACTTCCGGTTGCGCAACAGGGCCAAGGCGTTCTGCCTGCTGACCCGTCGCGAGCGCGTGTTGCTGCTTCCACGACGCGACGGCAAACTGATCCTGCTCAGCCCGGAGAGGCCGCAGGAATTGCTGTCGCAGCTGCGCGGACTGGCAGCGGCCATCGTCCCGCACTAA
- the purT gene encoding formate-dependent phosphoribosylglycinamide formyltransferase, translating to MTKIGTPLSPHAFRVLLLGSGELGKEVAIELQRFGVEVIAADRYADAPAMQVAHRSHVLDMLDGQAVRELIAAERPNLIVPEIEAIHTPTLVELEREFAGRGSDTRVIPTARAARLTMDREGIRRLAAETLGLPTSPYRFVDTQEEYRAAVAEIGLPCVVKPVMSSSGKGQSTVRGDADIDKAWEYAQTGGRAGAGRCIVEGFIDFDYEITLLTVRHAGGTAFCAPIGHLQRDGDYRESWQPQPMSPKALERAQEIARKITDDLGGWGLFGVELFVKGDEVWFSEVSPRPHDTGLVTLASQVLSEFALHARAILGLPIHADGDGVVPHVGPTASCAVLAQGHGVPVFEGVDVALSAPGTQLRLFGKPRVEGQRRVAVTLAHGDDVEQARAAAREAADRLKVGLR from the coding sequence ATGACAAAAATCGGTACCCCGCTCTCGCCTCATGCCTTCCGTGTCCTGCTGCTCGGATCCGGCGAGCTGGGCAAGGAGGTCGCGATCGAACTGCAGCGTTTTGGCGTCGAAGTGATTGCCGCCGACCGCTACGCCGATGCTCCGGCCATGCAGGTCGCCCATCGCAGCCACGTGCTCGACATGCTCGACGGCCAGGCGGTGCGCGAATTGATCGCGGCCGAACGGCCGAACCTGATCGTGCCGGAGATCGAGGCCATCCATACCCCGACCCTGGTCGAACTGGAACGCGAGTTCGCCGGACGCGGTTCCGATACCCGGGTGATACCAACCGCCCGTGCCGCCCGTCTGACCATGGACCGCGAGGGTATCCGCCGCCTCGCCGCCGAAACCCTGGGCTTGCCGACTTCGCCCTATCGCTTCGTCGACACGCAGGAGGAATACCGCGCCGCGGTGGCGGAGATCGGCCTGCCATGCGTGGTCAAGCCGGTGATGTCGTCCTCGGGCAAGGGCCAGAGCACGGTGCGCGGCGACGCCGACATCGACAAGGCCTGGGAGTATGCGCAGACCGGCGGTCGCGCGGGCGCCGGGCGCTGCATCGTCGAGGGTTTCATCGATTTCGACTATGAGATCACCCTGCTGACCGTGCGTCACGCCGGCGGCACCGCGTTCTGCGCGCCGATCGGTCACCTGCAGCGCGATGGCGACTACCGCGAGAGTTGGCAGCCGCAACCGATGTCGCCGAAGGCGCTGGAACGCGCGCAGGAGATCGCGCGAAAAATCACCGACGACCTTGGCGGCTGGGGCCTGTTCGGTGTCGAGTTGTTCGTGAAGGGCGACGAGGTCTGGTTCAGCGAGGTCTCGCCACGCCCGCACGACACCGGCCTGGTCACCCTGGCCTCGCAGGTGCTCAGCGAGTTCGCCCTGCATGCGCGGGCGATCCTCGGCCTGCCGATCCACGCCGATGGCGATGGCGTGGTGCCGCATGTCGGCCCGACCGCCTCCTGCGCGGTGCTGGCGCAGGGGCATGGCGTGCCGGTATTCGAAGGTGTGGATGTCGCGCTGTCCGCGCCCGGCACCCAGCTGCGCCTGTTCGGCAAGCCTCGCGTCGAAGGCCAGCGCCGGGTCGCGGTGACGCTGGCGCATGGCGACGATGTCGAGCAGGCGCGTGCCGCTGCGCGCGAGGCGGCGGACAGGTTGAAGGTTGGCTTGCGCTGA
- a CDS encoding endonuclease/exonuclease/phosphatase family protein → MTRLLRHASFAAIALVTLSTGCALSEAHEAPPEPMLPTTHLRLATYNTSLYADTSGGLIERLENDDAGARSVAAVLQRVRPDIVLLNEFDYDESHRAADLFQQRYLEVAQPGGSEPLHYPYRYLAPVNTGLQSGLDLDGNGAIGGEGRERGNDAWGYGLHPGQYGMLVLSLYPIDTEAARTFQLLKWSAMPDARQPRDPATGTPHYPPQIWSQLRLSSKSHWDVPVRTPGGTLHMLAAHPTPPVFDGPEDRNGARNADEIRLWREYISAEETTWLCDDTGHCGGLDADARFVIAGDLNNDPADGDGRHEAILELLEHPRVVRMATPRSEGAVEAAARYSGITRVGDPGHATGDYGPRTGTLRLDYVLPSVGLSVKDSGVFWPKAGEPGAELVEASDHRLVWVDVEIRSER, encoded by the coding sequence ATGACCCGCTTGCTCCGCCACGCATCCTTCGCTGCCATTGCCCTCGTTACCCTCTCCACCGGCTGTGCACTCAGCGAAGCGCATGAGGCCCCGCCCGAACCGATGCTTCCAACCACACATCTCCGCCTCGCCACCTACAACACATCGCTGTATGCCGACACCAGCGGCGGCCTGATCGAGCGGCTGGAGAACGATGACGCCGGTGCGCGCAGCGTCGCCGCCGTGCTGCAACGGGTGCGGCCGGATATCGTGCTGCTCAACGAATTCGATTACGACGAATCCCACCGCGCCGCCGATCTGTTCCAGCAGCGCTATCTCGAGGTCGCACAGCCTGGCGGTAGCGAGCCGTTGCACTATCCGTACCGCTACCTCGCACCGGTCAATACCGGCCTGCAGAGCGGGCTGGACCTGGATGGCAACGGCGCGATCGGCGGGGAAGGGCGCGAACGCGGCAACGACGCCTGGGGCTACGGTCTGCATCCGGGCCAGTACGGCATGCTGGTGCTGTCGCTGTATCCGATCGATACCGAGGCAGCACGCACGTTCCAGCTGCTGAAGTGGAGCGCGATGCCCGATGCCCGGCAACCACGCGACCCGGCCACCGGCACGCCGCACTACCCGCCGCAGATTTGGTCTCAGCTGCGGCTGTCGTCGAAGTCCCACTGGGATGTGCCGGTGCGCACCCCGGGCGGCACGTTGCACATGTTGGCCGCGCATCCGACCCCACCGGTATTCGACGGCCCCGAAGACCGCAACGGCGCGCGCAATGCCGATGAGATCCGGCTGTGGCGAGAGTACATTTCCGCGGAGGAAACGACCTGGCTGTGCGACGACACCGGCCACTGCGGCGGACTGGATGCGGATGCACGCTTCGTGATCGCCGGCGACCTCAACAACGATCCGGCCGATGGCGATGGCCGCCACGAAGCCATCCTCGAACTGCTCGAACACCCGCGCGTCGTGCGCATGGCCACGCCGCGCAGTGAGGGTGCGGTGGAAGCTGCCGCACGATATTCCGGCATCACCCGCGTGGGCGACCCCGGCCATGCCACCGGCGACTATGGCCCGCGTACCGGCACCCTGCGGCTGGACTACGTACTGCCCTCGGTCGGGCTGTCGGTGAAGGACAGCGGCGTTTTCTGGCCGAAGGCCGGCGAACCCGGCGCGGAACTGGTCGAAGCCAGCGACCATCGGCTGGTGTGGGTGGACGTTGAAATCAGGAGTGAAAGGTAA
- a CDS encoding polyketide cyclase: protein MTRLLELLISFSIVAALFLTLGVLLPDRRHLEESVETNRRLSIVYDTLNSLRRFQDWNSLVLRDPAIELKRSGPESGVGARLDYSSKEKGIGEGSWLLTATEPNKSVSYELTSAERGKNKRTTYTLTPTGRGGRNVMITQTYDVEYGWDLLGRYTGMYVTSNVGQDMKLSLSRLSNMLATVPNHDYSVFGKDDPAKAPHLRDRPAQNLLYVRAAVPRDNEAVASQMKSNQDWIKKVMDANNLVAAGPVRIVTNEFGSDTYSFDVVQPVRKKGDEGSSNAGSDEGEDGDKAETTPIVAATEELDIKLEGPVESQYLPASKVAAVPFIGHMANLSQVRDALRAWVLTQGYDTVDRPYEDWNNGLQKGFTEEGDFVVYWSIK from the coding sequence ATGACCCGTCTGCTTGAGCTCCTGATTTCCTTTTCCATTGTTGCCGCGCTGTTCCTGACCCTCGGTGTGCTGCTGCCCGACCGCCGCCACCTTGAGGAAAGCGTCGAGACCAACCGCCGCTTGTCGATCGTCTACGACACCCTCAACAGTCTGCGTCGCTTCCAGGACTGGAACTCGCTGGTGCTGCGCGATCCTGCGATCGAGCTGAAGCGGTCAGGCCCCGAATCCGGAGTTGGAGCACGGCTCGACTACTCGTCGAAGGAGAAGGGTATCGGCGAGGGCAGCTGGCTGCTTACGGCCACCGAGCCCAACAAGAGCGTTTCCTACGAACTGACCAGCGCCGAGCGCGGCAAGAACAAGCGCACCACCTACACCCTGACCCCGACCGGTCGCGGTGGCCGTAACGTCATGATCACCCAGACCTATGACGTCGAGTACGGCTGGGATCTGCTGGGCCGTTACACCGGCATGTACGTGACCAGCAACGTCGGCCAGGACATGAAGCTGAGCCTGAGCCGTCTGTCCAACATGCTGGCGACCGTGCCGAACCACGACTACTCGGTATTCGGCAAGGACGACCCGGCCAAGGCGCCGCATCTTCGCGACCGGCCGGCCCAGAACCTGTTGTACGTGCGCGCCGCAGTGCCCCGCGACAACGAGGCCGTGGCCAGCCAGATGAAGAGCAACCAGGACTGGATCAAGAAGGTGATGGACGCCAACAACCTGGTCGCCGCCGGCCCGGTCCGCATCGTCACCAACGAGTTCGGCTCCGATACCTATTCCTTCGACGTGGTCCAGCCGGTACGCAAGAAGGGGGATGAGGGCAGCAGCAATGCCGGCAGCGATGAGGGTGAAGATGGCGACAAGGCCGAAACCACCCCGATCGTGGCCGCCACCGAAGAGCTCGACATCAAGCTCGAGGGACCAGTCGAGTCGCAGTACCTGCCGGCATCCAAGGTTGCCGCGGTGCCCTTCATCGGCCACATGGCCAACTTGTCCCAGGTTCGCGACGCCTTGCGTGCATGGGTCCTGACCCAGGGTTACGACACCGTCGACCGCCCGTACGAGGACTGGAACAACGGCCTCCAGAAAGGCTTCACCGAGGAAGGCGACTTCGTCGTCTACTGGTCGATCAAGTAA
- a CDS encoding DNA-3-methyladenine glycosylase family protein, which translates to MPRHARGFDTEAAWEHLLRHDRKLAAWMRRLGPIAPDPRWRRRFDPVDALARAILFQQLSGKAASTIVGRVEAAIGSKRLHADTLSRIDDSDLRACGVSGNKTLALRDLAGREARGEIPTLRQMSGLDNEAIIAALTPIRGIGRWTVEMMLMFRLGRPDVLPIDDLGVRKGAGVVDRAEQAPTPKLLAERGDRWGPYRTYASFYLWRIADSANEAKAPTNRSQG; encoded by the coding sequence ATGCCTCGTCACGCCCGTGGATTCGATACCGAAGCCGCCTGGGAGCACCTGTTGCGTCATGACCGCAAACTCGCTGCCTGGATGCGAAGGCTTGGGCCGATCGCGCCGGACCCGCGCTGGCGCAGGCGCTTCGATCCGGTCGATGCTCTGGCGCGCGCCATCCTGTTCCAGCAGTTGAGCGGCAAGGCGGCGTCCACGATCGTGGGCCGCGTCGAGGCGGCGATCGGCAGCAAACGCCTGCACGCCGACACGCTGTCGCGCATCGACGACAGCGACCTGCGTGCCTGTGGTGTGTCGGGCAACAAGACCCTGGCCTTGCGCGATCTGGCCGGACGCGAGGCGCGTGGCGAGATTCCGACCCTGCGGCAGATGTCCGGCCTCGACAACGAGGCGATCATCGCCGCACTCACGCCGATTCGCGGCATCGGTCGCTGGACGGTGGAGATGATGCTGATGTTCCGGCTTGGCCGTCCCGATGTGCTGCCGATCGACGACCTGGGCGTGCGCAAGGGGGCCGGAGTGGTCGACAGGGCGGAACAGGCGCCAACACCGAAGCTGCTGGCCGAACGCGGCGACCGCTGGGGACCGTACCGTACCTACGCCAGCTTCTATCTGTGGCGGATCGCCGACAGCGCCAACGAGGCGAAAGCCCCGACCAACCGCTCACAGGGATGA
- a CDS encoding DUF423 domain-containing protein: MPDAPFPVSPAPMQRALGSAGAVLSAAAVALAAYASHAADPEARGQLLLAAVFAFGHGVALAALAPGAGHRLRRLALVGLLLGVLLFSGSLVAAHGFGLPTRLAPYGGILMILAWLVHAIDAAFARPDGA, translated from the coding sequence ATGCCAGACGCTCCCTTCCCGGTTTCTCCAGCGCCGATGCAGCGCGCGCTTGGATCCGCCGGCGCGGTATTGTCGGCAGCCGCGGTCGCGCTGGCAGCCTACGCGTCGCACGCGGCTGATCCGGAAGCCCGCGGGCAGTTGCTGCTGGCTGCGGTGTTCGCATTCGGCCATGGGGTTGCGCTGGCCGCGCTTGCACCAGGCGCAGGGCATCGACTGCGGCGACTGGCACTGGTCGGCCTGTTGCTGGGCGTGCTGCTGTTCTCCGGCAGCCTGGTCGCGGCACATGGGTTTGGACTGCCGACCCGGTTGGCGCCTTACGGCGGCATCCTGATGATCCTGGCGTGGCTGGTCCATGCCATCGATGCAGCTTTCGCCCGCCCTGATGGCGCCTAG